In one window of Polaromonas naphthalenivorans CJ2 DNA:
- the sdhD gene encoding succinate dehydrogenase, hydrophobic membrane anchor protein → MSVNYGSKRIVVGAHYGTRDWLSQRITAALMAIFTLLLLGQVLLSKGPIGYDQWAGIFSAQWMKILTFAVIVALLWHVWVGMRDIWMDYIKPVGLRLLLQVFTIVWLVACAGWGIQVLWRL, encoded by the coding sequence ATGTCTGTCAATTACGGCTCAAAGCGCATCGTTGTCGGCGCTCACTATGGCACTCGTGACTGGCTGAGCCAGCGCATTACTGCGGCCCTGATGGCCATTTTCACCCTGCTGCTTCTCGGCCAGGTGCTCCTCAGCAAAGGCCCCATCGGCTATGACCAGTGGGCCGGCATTTTCTCTGCCCAATGGATGAAGATACTGACCTTTGCAGTGATTGTTGCCCTGCTGTGGCATGTATGGGTCGGCATGCGCGACATCTGGATGGACTACATCAAACCTGTCGGCCTGCGTCTGTTGCTGCAGGTATTCACCATTGTCTGGCTGGTGGCTTGTGCAGGCTGGGGCATTCAGGTGCTGTGGCGCCTGTAA